The Ananas comosus cultivar F153 linkage group 4, ASM154086v1, whole genome shotgun sequence region tatttgaacttcCTTCAATTTGCTTTCGAAAGTCAACCAGAATTTACAGGAGAAAGTTCTGAcatttttgttgctttattgTAGGTTAATGATGTTCGATTAAGAACTGCTGGTGAGGCTTCTCAGAGGAGTACGAAGGAAGATTGGGCCGAGTGGATGAGACACTTTAGTATTGAACTTCTTAAAGAGTCACCATCACCTGCTCTGCGGACTTGTGCAAGGTTGGCACAACTGCAGGTGCTGCATATTGTTGCAATAGTCTTTAGATTTTCAAAAGTTCATTAATCATCGGCATATTTTTGAGTGGTAGAATTTGACTTATTCATCAGCACTTGCATGCGTcaaataaaatcatgaaaatctaTATAATTAGCCGTATATTTTTAGAACCAGTCAGGTTTTCTGTATTCTTCGTTATTaagcttttattattatgttttgaaCGTTTTTTTACTATAGTAATGAAAACACTATATATTTGAGTTTCTAAGAAGTTTCTAAGAAGTTTTACTATAGAAATGAAAACACTATAAGTTTCTAAGAAGTATTACTTCTACAGAATGTCATATTTGAGTTTTATTAGTCTAACTACTGATTTTCTTTTCCAAGTTCATCAAGATTAAGCCGAGTGTCAAACATTTGCAACCTGTCGAATTTGTCCCAATTGCTGAACTTGTGACTACCATGCAGCTGAATGATCTTCTAAAATGGGTTGTGCTTTTACGTGATTCATTCTTTTCACAAAATGTATACAGCCTTCTGTGGGGCGTGAATTGTTTGCTGCTGGCTTTGCCAGCTGCTGGGCAGAAATGAATGAAGCATCCCAAGAGCAATTAGTCAGGAATCTGAAGACAGCCTTCTCATCTCAAAATATTCCTCCAGAAATTCTGGCTACTCTACTAAacttggtattttttttttctttcttcaatttttttttcctgtttatGTGAATATTTCAGTAGGTGTTCTCATACTCTCTGCGGTTGCTATGCTGACTAGGCGGAGTTTATGGAACATTATGAAAAACCTCTTCCAATAGATACCCGACTGCTTGGTGCGCTTGCTGAGAAGGTGCCCccccgcttttttttttcctttcacacATTGTTGCGCTATTACCATATACTGATCACTTGAAGCATTATAGTAGTGCACCATAATTATGTAACTTTGTTTCTTCAGTGTCGAGCATTTGCAAAAGCTCTTCACTACAAGGAAATGGAGTTTGAAGCTGCACGCTCTAAGAAGATGGGTGCAAATCCTGTTACTGCGGTGGAGTCCCTTATTCATATAAATAATCAGTTACATCAGCATGAGGTCAGCTTCTTTGTCGATGATATCTGCTACGTAATTTCTTACTTGCTTAAGCACATGAtcaggccctgtttggatgcatgaatatcttgttcgGTATATCCCTTTAATTTATTCAAGAAATTTGTACATTTGATTGATAaggagtgtgatcaaatgtTTAGAACAAGATACTATATTTGGCCTTCAagtattttttttggataagatTAAGTCACCTTATAGGTGAAATATGCTATCCCAAATCATGGATAGCAAGACCTTTGAAGGAACAGATATGAAACTCCGTAGAATCATACTAGAAAATCCTTATATAGAATAAGTTATCCTTGGATAGcttattccgacatccaaacagggcctaagtgTACAAAAGGAGGGTAACTCAAGCGACCCTCTTATTTTGTCTAATACAGCAATAAAAGCATAGGACCAGCTTAGATGGGCTACTATAGGAATCAAGGAAGTACTATTCCAAACAGCGCCTAGAACTGGCTTATTCTCATTTTATTTCCATTTATGCTTACACTAAAATTACGATTTCTCAATTCTCATAATAATTATTCCAGCAATTAACATAGTTGGCCTTAACATTTTTTGGTCAAATCTGCCTTTTATGGAATTTCTAATGGATTGCCATACCATTTGTTTGGTGCTTCTACAGGCTGCTGTTGGGATTTTGACGTACTCACAGCAAAATCTGGATGTTCAACTAAAGGAATCTTGGTATGGTTTGCTCGAAGATGATTGTTAATGATCTTTGGGATCAtatctataatacatatagccGTTTCTCTCAAATATAAGAAGATGACCAAAGAACTAACTGGATATGTTTACTTTACatgttctttccttttttttttgaaggtatGAAAAACTGCAGCGATGGGATGAAGCACTCAAGGCATACACAATAAAAGCTTATCAAGCATCTAGTCCACTTCAAAATTTAGATGCTACGCTAGGTTGGTGTTGAATGGTTGCTAAATAACAATGTTTAGGCATTTTAGGTTGCTAACATATTCTTTGCTACGTTTAGAGCCTCATGCATCGCATTTTGttgcatttgaaaatttttattatgtaCTTATAGTAATGGAATTGACTTAATCATCAGATTATAAGCTCATTCCATACTGGGCCAGACTGGAATAGGGTTGTGCATGTTCTTACTATAAATCTTATGTTGTATGGTAATAACCTTTAAGATAGTAGTATGGGAAGTAACTCTACTACCAAAGGTATTTAATAAGCAGGTTTAGGACAAGCGGGTGAACTCCAATTATCTAGCAATCAAGAATCACTTTTTTGCCATCATGGATCATTTcattattaaaatttctttcactTTGGATTGGTTGTTTACACAAATGAAATGACAAAAGAAGTGGTTCAGCATTGAAATGAAGCTGGATTGCTACGGCAGCTTCGTGACTAAAATATACTAGCGATAATTTTAAGATGTTTTGTTCATGACCAATGGAAACCTCGTGTGCATCAATTAGGAAAGAGAATATTTACTCAAAGAAACCTCAAAAGTATATTTGATGATATCTCTGACTAATGACATGATGAGTTTTTTGATGAAGCAATAGCACATAGTAAAGTCGGCAGTTAAAAACAGTTTTATCTACATGACTCACATAAGTGGTTCAGAAGACTTTGTTCTTTGTCTAACCTCCCTTGTAATGTTTTACCTAGATTGATTATTTACCATATTGGACGATTTAATCCCTTTTGCTTTCCTAATGGTTTTGTAAATGTGTATATTTCCTAAAAATTGTTATGTTCGTAGTACAACAAGGTTTTCTGTAGCTAGTCAGATTCCTATATTCTTTCAATTAATTATGTCTTTATTATAGCCAGTCAAATTACATGGTTCAATAATGTGCTACCCACTTGTTATGTGTTTATTTCCAGGACGAATGCGGTGCCTTGCCGCCTTAGCTCGTTGGGAAGAGCTTAGTGCTCTATGCAGAGAGCAATGGACTGCTGCCGAGCCAGCAGCTCGGTTGGAAATGGCTCCTATGGTTTGTGATGCTGCATAAAATTTCTAGATACTTATTTAATATCAGAAAATGCTAGGTGTACACCCCAGAAGGGGGTGTATATTTACACCCCTCTGTCCTAGAGTTCACAAAGCCCTTGGgggtttcaatattttttttaaaaaagttgacAAGACAAGAGGCTAAtaatagtccttggatggaGGAGTGCAAGATACACACTCCTTTTTTGGGTGTATAGGTTGCATTGCTCTTTAATATAACTTCAATTTCTTATCTATTTCTTGCCGCTATATTAGGCTGCTAATGCTGCATGGAACATGGGAGAGTGGGACCAGATGGCTGAATATGTTTTACGTTTGGACGATGGGGATGAGAGCAAACTCCGTACATTAGGTAATACAACTACTAGTGGTGATGGAAGCAGCAATGGTGCTTTCTTTAGAGCTGTTCTTTTGGTTCGTCGTGAGAAGGTATGGATTATAAACGTCTTATGAACTACACCCTTTGCAAGGACTGCATTTAAGGATTTGTTGCTTTTCCAGTATGATGAAGCTCGTGAGTATGTTGAGAGAGCGAGGAAGTGCTTGGCAACAGAACTCGCAGCATTAGTATGTCTTTTTCCTTCCCTTTTTGTTGCCTATCAGATACCAATGTTTGTCTACATATTTTGTGTTTGCTATGACTTTTTTGCTGTTTATGCACcaaatgtgagaccccagatagtcctatatataagatattataGGGCTAAAATTCTTAATCCGGCTTAggcattttgggcggtggctagacctaaagaggttaagagagttaagcgtgttaggacgagagtagtcctgggatgggtgaccccctggggaGCCGGGGTGTTACACCAAATGTTAAAACAAAGGTGTTTTATACAACATAATATGTTAttgttaaattatgtgaaacaatcATCATTGAATGGACTTGAACTTAGGATtttctgctctgataccattttaaattatttgaaacaaCCATTGTTTTCCAAAAGGTTAAACTGCGagagaatagtatttttaatatttatattcaacatttatACTTGTATCTCTCTTTTAAATAAGGTTATAGCCTTggctttgttttatttgttttaatttttcataatgcTCCTAGGTAGATGCAATTTTTCTAGtgaattctttttaatttttcgtaAAAACATTTGTCCTTTTATAATGCAGTATGTTGTATTTTTGTATGCTTTCAGGAAAGTAACACATAAATCAGAAAATATCTATTTTGGAAGGATGAAATATTGAAGAAGTTGTATAACGAAGGAAATTAGGGATTGATAGATGAATAGAGGGGATGTGGTGTTGTTTGATAGCTGGATAATTACAACCTTTTccttgtttaatttcttttattttgtgctAAATGCTCTTACAAAGATGCATTTTGTCTTGCAATGTGAGTAGAGCTTTTCTTAATATGAAAGAATTATTCACAATTTATTCTTGCTTTCTTGATAAGAATCaagacaaaaataatatataaaatttgacatGAGTAGAGCTTTTCTCAATATGAAAGATTTATTCACAATTTATTCTTGCTTTCTTGATAAGAATCaagacaaaaataatatataaaatttgacacGATATATGGGATTTGTGGGGATTCATGATCTCTGTTCTCAGTTGTCATGAAATATGTTCGTATGAAAAAATGATGTAATCCTCAGGAATCGCATTCCTAATAGcattttgcattttctttttctttttctttctgacTATTCTCAAATAAACCATGTTAATAAAATGTCACTGATTTTTTCTTGATCTAGAATTTGTGGAGTTTCTAGCTTCGGTTTTAAGAGTTCTGTATGTCTTATGTCTCTTTTTATCTGataattatgctttcttttgCCTAGGAAGAAGGATGGCCATCCCTTTGCTGCATATACTTTTTGACATGCACACTCCCCAccctttttctttctatattcTTAACATGCTTCACTTTACTTCCTGATCAGGTTCTGGAGAGTTATGAGCGTGCTTATAGCAACATGGTCCGGGTTCAACAGCTGTCTGAGTTAGAAGAGGTCTTTTGCATGTTTATTCCACTTCTTCACTCATATTTTCAGCGTGTTGCTGAGCAGAACCTGACATAGGACCAAATACAGGTGATTGATTACTGTACTCTTCCAGTTGGAAACCCTGTTGCAGATTCTCGGAGGGAACTAATCCGTAACATGTGGAATGAGCGAATACAGGGAGCAAAACGAAATGTTGAGGTAGGCATACTTCATGTGGCAAACCCAATTTATGTTGCTGTACGAAGTTTTCGAACGTGCTGATTGGTTATTGAGCTTGCCTCATGACATCGTGCAGCTCATAATTAGAGTATTTGGACTTAatgactaaaaaataaaaaataaaaaatttcccGACGCATTATCAATTACCTAACTCTGAAACTTCTTTTTATTAGGTTAGATTGACTTTCTGAATTCTAATGCATTTGCTAATAGAAAAATCTTTGAGTGTTTGACTGAAATGCTACCGTTGCCATGCTGTTATGTGCTTTATCGTATAACTACTGAACTTTTCTATGCTGTTTTGGGAGACTAATTCAATGCCTGTGGATTTTGATGCTTACTGTAtagtcataattttttttttggtaatacATGCCTgatatcctttttcttttgattgatGACACTTGTGAAAAATAAGGTTTGGCAAGGCCTCCTTGCAGTAAGAGAGCTGGTTCTTCCCCCAAATGAAGACATAGAAACCTGGCTTAAATTTGCTTCGCTTTGTCTACAAAGTGGCCGCACTAATCAGGCCAGATCTACCTTAATTAAACTCCTACAGGTTTGCCACTGATTACACAGAAATTAATGATTATTATCCACAACTGTTCCTGGTGAGAGAGAATTGAAGAAGATTTGCAATAAATTGCGTGCAGCATGACCCTGAATCATCTCCCGAACTTTTATTATCCCATGGACATCCTCAAGTCGTGCTTGCATACCTGAAATACCAGTGGTCTCTTGGGGATGAACTAAAAAGGAAAGAAGCATTCTCTAGGTTACAAGTATGACCTTTGTCATTTCTTGTGCATTAATTGGAGTAACAACTCATTTTTAGGCGTTCTTTGtagaattatatttaattgtctACTCTTGGTCTCTGCTTCCTTCAGGATCTGTCCATGCAGCTTGCTGCAAATACAAATAGCTATGCAGGATCACTAATGAATTCATCTAATTCTTTGAGTGGTGGCGTTCCACTTCTTGCCCGTGTTTATCTGACACTTGGGACCTGGAAGAGAGCACTATCACCTGGCTTGGATGACGACTCCATACAAGGTAATTATGGGCTGCAATGGGTTTAGTTCAGTTGAGTAGACTTCTGGATGggacaatccaaatctgatctGAACATGACTAAAGTTGCTTTTGGAAGCTTACCTGAAATATTTAGGTTGATAACCCTAAAAGTATGACAAAAAACTTCAGCCCACTTGTCCCGAATTGACTCTTTTAGGGTCAGCCGGAATCCCATTGGATCTTTTAATTCATTTTCCAAAATATACATTGTGATCCCAAATAACCCAATTTATCCGAGCAGACCAAACTTGCCCCGAAATTACCGGTATCATGACCTAAATCATTTCATGGTTAATCTAAACTGAACATAGTCAGGTAACTTCTTGGATTGAGGAATATTGACCTAAACACCACCCTAATTTAAAATGGGCAATCCAAACCAGAACAAACTGGGTTTTCTTTAGTTGGGTTCTCAGGTTGAGTTGAAAATTTCCCCTACACCACCCCNAAAGTAACGAGTAGTTTCCTCTCACttcctttttgtttaaaattattgatgaattattattgctttaaTTTCCAGAAATCCTAATGTCATTCAAAAATGCCACTCATTGTGCTAAGGATTGGGGAAAAGCATGGCATACTTGGGCTTTGTTTAACACTGCAGTCATGTCTCACTATACTATGAGAGGTCGCTCTGATATTGCTGGGAAATACGTTGTTGCGGCAGTTACTGGTTATTTCTACTCAATTGCTTGTGCATCAACTACCAAAGGAGTTGATGACAGTTTACAGGTAAATCTGGTTTCTTGAAGTTCAAGTTTCTCACTCATCTTTtggttaatttatattttccaaTTTGTAGTGCATGGTGTTTGagctttctttccttttttccccTTAATTCTCAGTTGATTTTCAATAACAGGTCAAATAATACTTCTCTTTTATATCTCTTACAAGAAGTTGCCTATCATTTCTCTTTTATACTTCTCTTTTACAAGAAGTTGCCTATCATTTCTCTAAGACCTTTCTTTGAAATTCCTTGTACCATAAGACACATGATAGTACTGTTAACTACTGTTGTTACTTTTACATATTTGTTCAAAGTATCtattttaatttgttctttTCCACCTATAGATTTCccatattttacatatattttctaGTTCGATGTGCTATATGATTTTTCTCTTGTTTCTTTTGCACCAACTTATTTCCTGGTTCATTTCTTAATGAAGCTCTTCAaaatttatgcttttttttaagGATATTCTTCGTCTCCTCACATTGTGGTTCAACCATGGGGCTACATCCGAAGTACAAACAGCATTGCAGAAAGGGTTTTTACATGTAAAGATTGAGATGTGGTTGGTTGTATTGCCCCAGATAATTGCAAGGATTCATTCAAACAATAAAGTTGTAAGAGAATTGATACAATCGTTATTGGTACGAATCGGAAGAGGGCATCCACAGGTTTGTGTTTTATTATATGCTTCTGACTTTCAAGGACTCTTTATGATCAAGGTTCATGTATAACTGGTAAGTTAGAGCATTCAAAATTGGCGCATCTAGTGAATAAGTGTCTCCACCAACACCATATTGGTGGATATGACTAAGCACTTACTACTTATTTGACTTAAAAACTTTTTGGGAGGAATTGTGATCTGGTTGAAGTTCACTAGATTATTGCATTTTCATCCTCTTGCAATAGGATTGTTAGGTTGCTCACTCATGATCTTGTCACTCTGGAGTCTTCTAGCTAAGTTTGTGTTCTCTCAGTTTGCTAAGCCTTTCCTATCTATATGGGCTACTATATAAATGCTCCCAGTAAGAAGTGAGTAAAATATTACTCTAGAAAGTAGTGCCCAAGACCATAATAAAGGAGCAGCCTTCTGTTTATACTTGACATGGCTCTCTTAGACTTGTTGGGGGAAGGAGCTTATAGTTTACACTTATGCTAAGTTGCAAACAAGGAGCAACCTTCTGTTTCTTTTGTAGAAGTGATTGTTACCTTTCTCATATAGGACATAATAGGTTTAGAGGTGTAGCTGCATGTTTTCTGTTAATGTTTTGAacaattttatgaaaatttgcTTTTTTACTTTGTCAGGCTCTTATGTACCCTCTGCTGGTAGCATGCAAGTCAATAAGCGTTTTGCGTAGGCGTGCGGCGCAAGATGTCGTTGATAAAATTCGCCAGCATAGTGGAGTTCTTGTCGATCAGGTCAACACTAATGTTTTGGGAGGTTTGTAGAGAAACTCGTATTTGTAACCTTCTTGACATAGCAGTTTGCTAATTTTGCCAGGCTCAGCTTGTATCTAAGGAGTTGATTAGGGTTGCAATCTTGTGGCATGAAATGTGGCACGAGGCTTTAGAGGAAGCTAGCCGATTGTATTTCGGTGAGCATAAAATAGATGGAATGCTTGCGACGCTTGAACCTTTGCATGCGATGCTAGAGGAGGGGCCTGAGACATTGAAAGAGACTAGTTTCATTCAGGTACATTGCTAGAACTTTCTATCATTTTTACTGTATGTTGTTAAGTTGCTGCATTACTTACTGTCAAGCGATGTTATGTGTTTGAAAAAGcaatgaaataataaattttcttaCCATTCTTATAACGTGCTTTTCTTGAATAATAATCGAGCACATGGAACTTATGCCATTGTGATACATCTCTAGAACGCAGTGCACTTTTGATGCCATTTTCCCTTTAAAAGACCCCGAAATGAACATATTGGATTCAGAACCTTCCGAAGTAGACAGTTTAACGTCTTTTTTAGCTATGTGATTTTCTGAACCTTTATCAATGAATATCTCAGACATATGGCCGTGAATTACTGGAAGCTCGCGAATGCTGCTTGAAATATAGGAGCACTGGAAAGGATGCAGAGCTAACTCAGgtgcataaaatttattatgcGACATCATTCGTGTCTTGGAAAAATAGAACTTTCTTTGAACTCATTCTATTTGAATTTTCTTTCTAGGCCTGGGATTTGTATTATCATGTTTTTAGAAGAATAGACAAACAGCTGCCTAGTCTCACCACTCTAGACTTACAGGTAAGCACTACATGTAATTTTTCCACTAGCAAATTAGGTTTCTCCCACCATCCTGATTATTGATCCGACTTCCCTAATCTTCCTGGTTCTTAGACTGTTTCACCAGAGTTGCTCAAATGTCGTAATTTGGAGCTTGCTGTACCTGGAACTTATTGTGCAGGTAAGTAGGTCAAGAGTTATTTGAGTCATAATATATACTTAactgaaaaaaatttatctcCTGTAATTTATATCTACTGTTACAAGCGAATACATTTGTTTGGTCTTTAAGGAGGTGGCTTGCAGATATTTGCTAAATTTTTCAGCAATTTCTGTCTGCATCTTTATTCGCAGATTGTATTGAGCTGCAGATTGTAGCTCAATATTAGCAGATTACTCATTGATTGTAGATGACTGTCATTGAATGTAGATAACTatctattttatgttttattttcaatttctgTAGCTCTTCTTTTTTAGAATTTACATTTTTAATGTTATCAACTTCACTTGCTTAAACAACACTTCCAACATGATATTTCATGTGCTATAATAGTTAAGTATCCACAATATGATTATGTAATGAAGTACGTTCTTTCTATATTTTGAACACACTATTTCATATTGCTTTATAATCATAAATAGATTTAAGCTTAGCTGTAGTACAACTATCTTTGTCATTTCAGATGCCCCGGTGGTGACCATTGCATCTTTTGCACCACAACTTATTGTAATCACATCAAAACAGCGACCTAGAAAATTAACAATTCATGGAAGTGATGGGAAGGACTATGCCTTTTTACTGAAAGGGCATGAGGATTTGCGGCAAGATGAACGAGTCATGCAGGTTTGTATCATTTTTTAATGTTGATAATCCATCTATATTAAAGGAGATGACTGGTCTTTCAGCATCTTGTTTTATCGGAGACTTGGTAATTTGATACCAAGTCAAATTCTTTCAGCTTGTTGTGCATCATAAACTAACACTTCGACCCCTTTTTCCTAGCTTTTTGGTTTGGTGAATACTCTCTTAGAGAATGCAAGGAAAACTGCAGAAAAGGATCTCTCCATCCAGCGCTATGCGGTCATTCCTTTGTCTCCTAACAGCGGCTTGATTGAATGGGTTCCGAATTGCGACACCCTTCATCATCTAATCCGGGAATATAGAGATGCTAGAAAGGTCCATCTCTTGCTCATTTCTTATCAAGTTTCCGCCAAGCTATCTTACATTTTTGTCCTTGCTTTCATTTCAGATGTTCTTAAATCAAGAGCATAGACTTATGCTGGCATTTGCACCCGACTATGACCACTTGCCCCTCATTGCAAAAGTGGAAGTGTTTGAGCATGCTTTGCTGAATACTGAGGGAGATGACCTTGCAAAGGTACATTAATGTGGAATTTTTGAACTGAATTGGAAATTATGTGTATACTGATAGATTTAATTAATGTTTCAAAATTGTGTTAGGTTCTGTGGCTAAAGAGTCGGACCTCTGAAGTTTGGCTTGAACGTCGGACAAATTATACAAGAAGCCTAGCTGTAATGAGTATGGTAtggaatttttatatttgtagttggatatttttttttttggcaattacAGCATTATTTTAGGGGAGGGCACTTAACAAGACGGTTCTCATTTTTCAGGTTGGCTATCTTCTCGGATTAGGCGACCGCCATCCTAGTAATCTTATGCTGCATCGTTTTAGGTATAACACAAACATTGCCTTTTGACTCTGGTAGTAGAGCAAATAtgctgttaatttttttttagttggaaATAATATTGCTTTTGTTTTCAGTGGAAAAATATTGCATATTGATTTTGGAGACTGCTTTGAGGCTTCAATGAATCGAGAAAAGTTCCCTGAAAAAGTAAGTGGCCTGAGTCTGATATTTTGACCTATTGCAGTTTATTTGGCATCCATAGCCCATGAATCTAATCCGATATGAAACAGGTACCTTTTCGGTTGACAAGAATGCTTGTGAAAGCTATGGAAGTTAGCGGTATTGAAGGAAATTTCAGATCAACCTGCGAGAATGTCATGCAAGTTCTGCGGACAAATAAGGACAGTGTCATGGCCATGATGGAGGTAAATTAGAGCAGGATTTCGATCCTTTGGTTTGTCCTAATTATATAAGTATGTTTAGGTTAGAGAGGCATTCTCTGGAAGAGGCATGAAAATGTTTGGACACTCAAATGTTTGTGTTTAAGCTTGCAAATAAGTTGTTTATCTTTTCCTGATctcataatttgaatatttgataTGTTAATATCGATGCAGCTTAACATCTATCTGATATATGCTTCTCGTCATTGAAGATGAAACATAGTGGGGAGATTGGTTCTTATGTACCTTTCTTTTTTACTACGCAGGCCTTTGTGCATGACCCTCTCATCAATTGGCGTCTGTTCAATTTCAATGAAGTCCCTCAAATGCACGTTCACCCAGTTGTCAATAGTGATGAATCTGCACCTAACAGAGAACTCCAGCAACCTCTTCGTGGGGTCCGTGAAAGAGAACTTCTTCAGGTGGCTTACAATATTGCTTAGTTCTCGAAATTCTGTTTATTTTACTTTGAACCAACTTGCCAATTTGGCCTGCAACAGGCTGTTAATCAACTTGGTGATGCTAATGAGGTTCTGAACGAGCGCGCAATTGTTGTTATGGCTCGGATGAGTAATAAACTTACTGGCCGTGACTTCTCTTCTGGTTCATCAATTGCTGGTTCCGCCAACTCCATCCAACATGTGGCTGATAACGGTAACTTAATTTCCGGTGATGCTCGTGAAGCCGATCATGGTTTGAGTGTCAAACTTCAAGTACAGAAGCTAATATCACAAGCAACTTCGCACGAGAATTTGTGTCAAAACTACGTCGGGTATGCCTTCAAACTTACTAGTGCACTATTAATAACCTTTTTATTATTGCATTTATGGTGCGCGATGTGTAGCAACATAATAAAAGGATATCGTATAGTTAAGTTCTAAAGAACAAAATAAAGCGGCAGTTTATTGGGCTGATCTTTCTTGCTAAATAACTGCCTGTTCCTGAGCATGTAAACTTTAGAGAAGGAAATATTACCCATTTCTAGTTTTACGGTAATACACAATTGGAAAAATTGGCATCACGAATTTCTGAAGTCTACACAAATTAATTGTAAAATGGAACAAATTCAAAGGAAATAATCAACAAGAGTCTTTTTAAGAGAGTCAAAAAGAATATATACGCCTTTGTCCGTGGGAGCTGATTGATTGTGAAGAGATTAAACCAGATCTTCCAATCTTTAGGCCGTAGTGTACATTGGATCTATTACATTCTTAGAattctcttatttatttatttattttttcctcagGTGGTGTCCGTTTTGGTGACCTGCTGCGATTTTGTAAATAATGTAGATAGGTTGTAAATATCAATTGCTTTTCCTCCTGTAGAAATGTTGTATTGTAGTAATGCTTGAAATTATCCAGTATATCTGCATAGCAGTACCCTAGTGTTAAAGGTGGTGGCGTAACTATCTCCCACTTGTTTGCGAGATCACCGGCATTGCAGCTGGTATCCTTCTTTCACTGGTAAAACCCTAACCAAAGATGATT contains the following coding sequences:
- the LOC109709037 gene encoding serine/threonine-protein kinase TOR isoform X1, producing MMKATTHHFPDMGKKAKDLLAKDYSFDQKFNISAYSAAGADVIASALRKHVEEEARDLSGEAFSRFMDQLYDQISSLLESNEVADNLLALRAIDALIDVSFGESASKVSKFSAYLRNVFELKRDPEILVLASTVLGHLARAGGAMTADEVERQIKNALEWLRGERVEFRRFAAVLILKEMAENASTVFNVHVPEFVDAIWAALRDPTLAVREKAVEALRACLRVIEKRETRWRVQWYYRMCEAAQVGLGKNASVHSIHGSLLAVGELLRNTGEFMMSRYREVADIVLKYLEHRDRLVRLSITSLLPRIAHFLRDRFVTNYLKICMDHILAVLRTPAERASGFIALGEMAGALDGELIPYLPTITPHLRDAIAPRRGRPSVEAIACVGSFANAMGPAMEPHVRSLLDSMFAAGLSDALVQALEQITLSIPSLLTTVQDRLLDSISLALSKAYPLAKTGVSAVRASTLNNTQQLSDISGPALVQLALRTLARFNFKGHELLEFARECVVVYLEDEDGNTRKEAAICCCRLVANSFSAVPCPPFTSSRSSRIGGAKRRRLIEEIVQKLLIAAVADAHVGVRKSIFESLNENPAFDEFLAQADSLTSIFVALNDEDIDVRVLAISVTGRLSEKNPAYVLPALRRHLIQLLTYLDRSMDSKCREESARLLGCLIRNCGRLILPYIAPIHKTLVARLCDGTGVNANNAVVTGVLSTVGELAKVGGFAMRRYLPELMPLIVDALLDGAAANKREVAVATLGQVVQSTGYVISPYNEYPLLLGLLLKLLNGELAWSTRREVLKVLGIMGALDPHIHKRNQHSLPGSHGEVTNAASEVGQHIVSMEELPTELWPSFTASEDYYSTVAINSLMRILRDPSLSSYHQKVVGSLLFIFKSMGLGCVPYLPKVLPDLFNAVRMCEDGGLKEFITWKLGTLVSIVRQHIRKYLPELLRLISDLWSSSFGLPATSRQVPGSPVLHLVEQLCLALNDEFRSYLPDILPCCIQVLNDAERCNDYSHVHDVLHTLEIFGGTLDEHMHLIIPALIRLFKVEASIDIRRRAIITLTRLIPRVQVSSHVSALVHHLKLVLDGNNDELRKDAADALCCLAHALGEDFTIFLPSIHKLLVKHHMRHKGLDEIESRLRNREPLISDNLPVQKYAQDPPSEVISDPLNDFDSEPYEEGDEAHKQLRSHQVNDVRLRTAGEASQRSTKEDWAEWMRHFSIELLKESPSPALRTCARLAQLQPSVGRELFAAGFASCWAEMNEASQEQLVRNLKTAFSSQNIPPEILATLLNLAEFMEHYEKPLPIDTRLLGALAEKCRAFAKALHYKEMEFEAARSKKMGANPVTAVESLIHINNQLHQHEAAVGILTYSQQNLDVQLKESWYEKLQRWDEALKAYTIKAYQASSPLQNLDATLGRMRCLAALARWEELSALCREQWTAAEPAARLEMAPMAANAAWNMGEWDQMAEYVLRLDDGDESKLRTLGNTTTSGDGSSNGAFFRAVLLVRREKYDEAREYVERARKCLATELAALVLESYERAYSNMVRVQQLSELEEVIDYCTLPVGNPVADSRRELIRNMWNERIQGAKRNVEVWQGLLAVRELVLPPNEDIETWLKFASLCLQSGRTNQARSTLIKLLQHDPESSPELLLSHGHPQVVLAYLKYQWSLGDELKRKEAFSRLQDLSMQLAANTNSYAGSLMNSSNSLSGGVPLLARVYLTLGTWKRALSPGLDDDSIQEILMSFKNATHCAKDWGKAWHTWALFNTAVMSHYTMRGRSDIAGKYVVAAVTGYFYSIACASTTKGVDDSLQDILRLLTLWFNHGATSEVQTALQKGFLHVKIEMWLVVLPQIIARIHSNNKVVRELIQSLLVRIGRGHPQALMYPLLVACKSISVLRRRAAQDVVDKIRQHSGVLVDQAQLVSKELIRVAILWHEMWHEALEEASRLYFGEHKIDGMLATLEPLHAMLEEGPETLKETSFIQTYGRELLEARECCLKYRSTGKDAELTQAWDLYYHVFRRIDKQLPSLTTLDLQTVSPELLKCRNLELAVPGTYCADAPVVTIASFAPQLIVITSKQRPRKLTIHGSDGKDYAFLLKGHEDLRQDERVMQLFGLVNTLLENARKTAEKDLSIQRYAVIPLSPNSGLIEWVPNCDTLHHLIREYRDARKMFLNQEHRLMLAFAPDYDHLPLIAKVEVFEHALLNTEGDDLAKVLWLKSRTSEVWLERRTNYTRSLAVMSMVGYLLGLGDRHPSNLMLHRFSGKILHIDFGDCFEASMNREKFPEKVPFRLTRMLVKAMEVSGIEGNFRSTCENVMQVLRTNKDSVMAMMEAFVHDPLINWRLFNFNEVPQMHVHPVVNSDESAPNRELQQPLRGVRERELLQAVNQLGDANEVLNERAIVVMARMSNKLTGRDFSSGSSIAGSANSIQHVADNGNLISGDAREADHGLSVKLQVQKLISQATSHENLCQNYVGWCPFW